In Lolium rigidum isolate FL_2022 chromosome 7, APGP_CSIRO_Lrig_0.1, whole genome shotgun sequence, the DNA window acacaacttagtattctcaggagtacccattttagcagtagtaaataaagcaaactaaataaagtaaatgcaagtaactaatttttttgtgtttttaatatggagaacgcaaacaagatagtaaataaagtaaaacaagtaactatttttttttatttttgatatagagaaagcaaacaaagcagtaaataaaataaagtaaagcaagacaaaaacaaagtaaagagattgcaagtgggagacttcccttgcagcctgtcttcatctccccggcaacggcgccagaaaaagagcttgatacgcgtgaagcacacgtccgttgggaaccccaagaggaaggtgtgatgcatacaacagcaagttttccctcagtaagaaaccagggTTATCgatccagtaggagtcaaggatcacgtgaaggttgttggtgacggagtgtagtgcggcgcaacactagggattccggcgccaacgtggaacctgcacaacacaatcaaagtactttgccccaacttaacagtgaggttgtcaatctcaccggcttgctgtaaacaaaggattagatgtatagtgtggaagatgatgtttgcgaagaatagtaagaacaagtattgtagtagattgtatttcagatgtaaaagaatggaccggggtccacagttcactagtggtgtctctccaataagaaatagcatgttgggtgaacaaattacagttgggcaattgacaaataaagagggcataacaatgcacatacatatcacgatgactactatgagatttaatcagggcattacgacaaagtacataggccgctatccagcatgcatctatgcctaaaaagtccaccttcgggttagcatttgcatcccttccagtattaagttgcaaacaacagacaattgcagtaagtatggtgcgtaatgtaatcaacacaaatatccttagacaaaccattgatgttttatccctagtggcaatagcacatccacaaccttagaactttctgtcactgtcccggattcaatggaggcatgaacccactatcgagcataaatactccctcttggggttacaagtatcaacttggccagagcctctactagcaacagagagcatgcaagaacataaacaacacatatatgatagattgataatcaacttgacatagtattccatattcatcggatcccaacaaacacaacatgttgaattacaaatagatgatcttgatcatgataggcagctcacaagatctaacatgatagcacaatgaggagaagacaaccatctagctactgctatggacccatagtccaaggatgaactactcacacatcaatccggaggcgatcatggtgatcaagagtcctccgggagatgattcccctctccggcagggtgccagaggtgatctcctgaatcccccgagatgggattggcggcggctgcgtctctagaaggttttccgtatcgtggctctcggtacaggtgttttcgcgacggaggctttaagtaggcggaagggtagggttggaggcgtcacgaggggcccacacactagggcggcgcgggcccctccctggccgcgcggccctagcgtggcggcgcctcgtcgccccacttcgtaactccttcggtcttctggaagctccgtggaaaaataagactctgggcgttgatttcgtccaattccgagaatatttcctttgtaggatttacgaaaccaaaaatagcgagaaaacaagcaactcgtctcttcggcatcttgtcaataggttagtgccggaaaatgcataataatgacataaagtgtatataaaacatgtgagtatcatcataaaagtagcatggaacataagaaattatagatacgtttgagacgtatcattggactagcttctcttcaatcggtgctaccccaactctctcctgtatatcgtcgttccgtaccagatcctttcttgtgtggccacatatccatctcaacatgcgcatctctgctacacttaactgttggatatgtcgtctcttcgttggcaAACACTCAGCGCCATAaaacatcgcaggtcggatagctgtcttataaaacctgccttttagcttttgtggcactctcttgtcacaaagtacgccagaagcttggtgccacttcatccaaccaaccttgattcggtggcccacatcttcatcgatatcgccatccttctgcaacatggaccccaaatatcgaaaagtgtctctctccggtaccacttgcccatcaaggctaacctctccctcctcgtgcctagtagaactgaactcgcacctcatgtattcagttttagttctactaagcctaaaacctttcgattcgagagtttgcctccacaactctaactttctattaacccccgttcggctatcatcgactagcaccacatcatccgcaaagagcatacaccatgggatgtctccttgtatatcccttgtgacctcatccatcaccaaatcaaaaagataagggctcaaagctgacccttggtgtagccctattctaattggaaTGTCATCAGTGTCGCCATCGCTTGTACGAACACTTGTAgcaacattatcatacatatccttgatgagggtaatgtactttattgggactttgtgtttctccaaggcccaccacatgacattctgaggtatcttatcataggccttctccaaatcaatgaacaccatatgaaggtccttcttttgctccctgtatctctccatcagttgtcgtaccaagaagatggcttccatggtagacctcccacgcatgaaaccaaattggtttttggtcacgcttgtcaaccttcttaagcggtgctcaatgactctctcgcatagcttcatagtatggctcatcagcttgattccacggtaattagtacaactttgaacatcccccttgttcttgaagattggtgcTAAAATACTCCGCATCCattcttcgggcatcttgtttgaccgaaaaatgaggttgaaaagcttagttagccatactatcgctacgtctccaatgcctctccacgcctcgatggggataccatcaagacccatcgccttgccgcctttcatcctccttaacgcctccttaacctcagactcctggatatgtcgcacaaagcacatgttggtatcatcaaaggagtcgtctagctcaatggtagagctctcagcctctccattgtaaaggttgtcaaagtactcccgccatctacgcttgatcgcctcatccttcacaagaagctgatcatctccgtccttgatgcatttgacttaGTTGACAaccctcgtcttcctctccctaaacttggacatcttatagatgtccctttcgccttccttcgtgtttaaatgttggtagaggtcctcatacgcccgaccccttgcttcactcaccgcccgctttgcagccttcttcgccaccttgtacttctccatgttagCTGCACTCCTGTCCAGATATAGGCATCTGAAACAGTCCCTTTTCTCCCTAATAACCTTCTGGACCTCATCGTTCCACCACCAGGTATCCTTAGCTTCCCTTCTACTTCCCTTAGTCACCCCAAACTCCTCTACAGCGGACCTTCCGCAAGCAGGTCGCCATACTCGTCCACATCATGTTTGCATcgcctccttcctcccaagggccCTCCTTAATAACCCTCTCCCTGAAAGCCTGGGATGCCTCACCCTTGAGCTTCAACCACTTTGTTCTAGCGACTTTGGCGCGCTTACCCCACTGGACACGGATCCTAAAACGAAAGTCAGCAACCACCAGCTTATGTTGAGGGACAACACTCTCTCTAGGTATCACCTTACAATCAATGCAGGCGCGTCTGTCTTCTCTTTTAGAGAGGACAAAATCAATCTGGCTAGAGTATAGACCACTACTGAACGTCACTGGATGGGATTCTCTCTTCCTAAAGTGGATGCTCAACTTATTTTCGAAGGTGCGTCTAGGCAGCGGCAACCGTTGGCTTCGATGAATGTAGGAAACCCTACGAATGGTTTTGTATTTTCCTATcttttagagcatccccactcgttggcgctccccacgcccaaatccggacgaaactaccgccggattggacgaaattaaggcgtggggagtaccatatttccagtcgtccacccggagttcggcggatagagtttaaattcaaacaaattgccgtcccgcgctacaagtacggccagttgatcggcaaaaggagcaaaaggatcagccacggatcggcgatcggagggaaattacacggagacaggctcgtcggcagtcccggccggcacggcggtgtccgacggaccagtttcctcacacgccgtggccgaagcggctgcggcgggcgacgatgaaacagcggcagtggacgtcgaagtggctcggaggatgtcgttgcggtggccctggtaccaattcctcgtctcctcgtccatcagttccatgtcgccgccgcccatgaggaacgccaagtctgtgttcctcttcttcgccgccaccgtcgtcttcggcgaggcgatccgggcgccttggttggcgagcatctcccgccacctgccgtcgaacttgtcgttcctcccgtcggcgtgcgatctcaagtcggcccagcacttgtccatcgacgcctgcatcctgtcggcgggattgtccgtccgtttgagctctttctgcttcttctggccgagatcagggcgcccttccgccgcgcaagccgccggagcgtcggggttgtactgctcggtcttgcttttcgagagggacgtgcgaacttccttccacttctcgcacttctcgaggcgggcgtagacgttgaggaacttgaactgcaggccggtgtcgtccgtgtacatgtccaaagctcggcgcaggcggggaaaaagagcacggcgatacgggtcagctaacgacgatgtacctcggtggtgtagggccggcggagcataccctttgctccaagtcgtggccggccgatcggccgtttgtcgatctcctcacgtacgccgtgccatttgctgcacgccgtccgcatgaccccccaatgggtggccattgccttgtctcccggtacacgttcatgttcgtcttgttgaagtagggatcgacgagcttacgttcctcgtacgcctgcctcactcgaaaccagtatgtgtcgaacgactgattggccccgattatgccgttcgtggatacggccatccaagcttcggcgaggcactcctcttccttcggcgtccatttgatacgcggttcggcaggcggcgagtccttcttcctcttcttgttccCCTTCGACGGAGTTGGCGGCGGCTttagttggctcttcttcttcctcgccttcttcttcgacggcttggcttccgtcggcaacatcctcccgatgctcgttgcgcgccgccacggctgccgtcgccctcgtctcctcttgcgtgaagaaccccgggcacgcagccggcggcggtcatgaagaaccccgggctcgcagcggcggcggcggagccggaggtgatcatctcgtggatctcctcttcgttcggcgccgccatcgcaccgaacgcgagcggccctcgtcgcagggccggcgaggtgccctcgaacgagccgccgccgccgacgtccaagctcgggcggcgacggtgtgggcttggacggttggacgtaggcgccctcttggaacacggcggtcggcgacggcgagtacggcgaaggcgagaaggaagacggggaacttgttgtaccttgcgtcggccattggccggggaacatgccgcCGCTATAGGCCATGCTGATTAACCTCAATTGTTCGtcttgggccgcctccgccgacctcttggcggcggctcttttcaccctctccgccctggcgcttgtttccacgtcgcgccgtttctcgtccgccgcccactcggcgttcgacatgcccggcggcttcgtcttcttcttccgcatcttcctcgccggcgccttcggcggcattgtggtggacgagaagacgaggaggagagtggtggtggacgagaagacgccgccggaagctcggagctggaagacgaggagattgggggatttcggcgggagagaatggggatatgcaagcaaattggagggaatggggatatgcaagcaaattggagggaaaatcacgagatttggttttccggtcgccgactacgcgggtccacacgccgtttcgcgccaaaatctttcgtccgagtccccgagcgcgccccgggggccggggtggcgtgggctcgccggatggattaagggccaaatccggacgaaaacgaggaaccgggggcgcgactgggccgaatttcgccgtccggatggaaaaaacgtcgctcgggggcctcgtcggggggacgagtggagatgctcttagggttcCTTTTGCATAGTTTTCAAGATAATAGGCTTCGATTCATGTGTCTAGTAGTCTTGACTTTTGTTAGTTGATgatgtaacttgattttctttTGCATCAGCCGCCCGAAGAAAATATACTTTTTTTTTTACATCCCACGAGCCCATTATGATGATAAGGCCCTTTTGGCCCAATTATATATTATATTGTACGTAAAGAAAGCCGTGTGAGGGTCGCgtcaaaaaagaaagagaaaaaaagacCAACGGAAGGAAGGGAAGGCGGTGGGTCCGGCTCTCGGACGCTCAACCCGCTCCCCTTCATAAATAGGCCCCAAATCCTCGACTTCTTTTCTCCCCCAAATCAGACTCGTGAATCCTGAGCGACCAGAGCTAGCCGGCGAGACATGGCGGCGACGGAAACACTGGTCTTCCCCGGCCCCGACGGATTCGACTGCGCAAGGCGGCTCCGCCACAAGATGCTCCTCTCCTACCTCTCCCGGCAGCGCCTCTTCCCCACCTTCCAATCGTAAGTGATTTCCGCTCCCTCGTCTTGACCCGATTGCCTGCCCTGCTGCTAATTCGTCTTCCTCCTTCCATGGTTGCTGCAGGATGGTCCAGCAGACGGACGCGCACATGTGCGGGGATCATCTCCGGCGGCTGGTGTACCGGGGGCAGTGGGCCGACGCCCTGGACTACCTCGGCCGCTTCAACTCGCGCAACACCGTCGCCTCCAACGCCCTCCACTTCTTCCTCCACACGCTCTGGGCCCTggccgacgtcgccgccgccgccaccgacggatccgtcAAATCCACCGCGCACCAGCACGGCATGGCATTGTCCACGGTCATCTGCCGCTGCCCCAGGCTCCGCTCCATCGTCAAGGCCATGGTCGACTCACCACAGCAATGGTACGTAAGATGACACTGTCAAGCCTCTGCGCGCGCGCGTTTTTGTGTCCAACTTGCTTGCTCCATGCACGCGCGCGTAACTGAACCTACTTAATCGATCAGTGCCTCCCTCAACTGGGAATCCACGAGGGTCATGGCGGCGTCCCTTGCATATTACCTGGCTGACGAGGATCCGGAGTTGTATCGCCTGATGCAGCTGCCCAACCACGCCCAAATGCTCCCACTGCTCCCCATCAGGTGGGTTAATTTCGCTCCTCCCTGTGTTTGCTCATTCATTCATCGTTCGTCCAATCAGATTCCGCGCGCAGTATaactgcctacatcaacacctacTGTACTGAAATATATCATCTTTATTTAATTTTGCTGTCGCCAGGCCAAGGCGTCACGTGAAACGACCACCTAGGCGCCGCACACCAGCAGGAAGGGGACGTGCCATCGCCAGGCTCTATCTCAGCAAGAGGAGGACAAGGTACTACATAATTGACAACATATATATGTGATTAATTCATGGGACGAACGAAATAAAGTATAATTCTGAATTTTTTACATCACATTTACACATATACTCATGCCGAGTTTTTGATTTTGCAGTCTGCAATCTTCAAGCCAACATACTCCTGGTATGTATCATATCCTTCTCTCCTAACAAACTTCTTATGTTTCTATCAAAAAAAGGAAATGCACCTTGTCACCTCCACATATACTACATGTTATAGTTAACGATCCTTGTATATGCTTTCTGCTCGCAGCATTCATGGATGAGTCACTGGATCGGGTGGCGGGTCTTGTCGGTAAGTAAACTAGTGTTTCATATAATTCTCTCTTCTTTACATATCCATCTCTGAACTTGCTGTCCGTAGCATTTAGGTTCTTATTGCTATGGTTACCAGCAGAATGACTACATGCCCTtgtttttatttatattagtcCTTTGTCTGAAAATCCATTTTATTATGTGCTGAGTGATTAACTTATATATATGATAAATGATACAGAGGAATGTCTAAATGCTGGTAAGCGTCAGAAGCGTCAGTCATCTGGGCGAGGTAATTAGTCCATACTTGTTTTATCATTTAGCTTAGCCACTTACAATTGTCTCTGTGCACTTATATTACTCTTGTTTTTCTACTCCAACCAATCAGCAG includes these proteins:
- the LOC124671084 gene encoding uncharacterized protein LOC124671084; translation: MAATETLVFPGPDGFDCARRLRHKMLLSYLSRQRLFPTFQSMVQQTDAHMCGDHLRRLVYRGQWADALDYLGRFNSRNTVASNALHFFLHTLWALADVAAAATDGSVKSTAHQHGMALSTVICRCPRLRSIVKAMVDSPQQCASLNWESTRVMAASLAYYLADEDPELYRLMQLPNHAQMLPLLPIRPRRHVKRPPRRRTPAGRGRAIARLYLSKRRTSLQSSSQHTPAFMDESLDRVAGLVEECLNAGKRQKRQSSGRVPRFVIPLQIAPGAPVSQTNSGTTSVPNAAC